The following coding sequences lie in one Arachis hypogaea cultivar Tifrunner chromosome 9, arahy.Tifrunner.gnm2.J5K5, whole genome shotgun sequence genomic window:
- the LOC140175052 gene encoding uncharacterized protein, whose amino-acid sequence MAAAAVVTVVTGAGGDGEAEGWEASSGDRRAVMGECDRMSAISISTVSQGDSNTPRAPTPPSPIPDAYLLQYDDHPELVLVSQLLQEDNYASWCRSMRLALSEKCKIFSIDGSLPKPDPLLNAISKDIAASVIYAGSAALLWQDLETRFSQSNAPCIFELKRSLMFLTQGSLSVSQYFTKLKILWEELNTFKPLVSCSYGDVKSIQAFLDHMDDHGCPNVKIVYSVMLIRKVFFLVLQEEKQRAFTSPSQHMAFAAKQSLRPTVPSGPKVKGRKDRPLCAHCGLLGHTEDKCYCLHGYPPGYFQNKPVNTKSQVHHVAKVTHGQESQDPSPRSSFSLTAAQYNQLMTLLQTQQALQDIEPEICAGEVFSSCYSNQMAEFTTRVKQVRSDNVGELMLLDYLNSEGMLHQFSCVERPEQNAIVERKHQHLLNVARALFFQSKAPIAFWGDCVLISTFLINRVPSPALQHCSPYERLFLKQPDYQSLRVFNCLAHASSLLS is encoded by the exons ATGGCGGCCGCGGCGGTGGTGACGGTGGTTACAGGGGCGGGCGGCGACGGAGAGGCGGAGGGATGGGAAGCTAGCAGTGGTGACAGAAGGGCAGTGATGGGAGAGTGTGACCG AATGTCTGCGATTTCTATATCCACAGTTTCTCAGGGAGATTCCAATACTCCTCGAGCTCCAACACCGCCTTCGCCGATTCCTGATGCGTATCTGCTCCAGTACGACGATCACCCAGAGCTCGTGCTTGTTTCACAACTCCTACAAGAAGACAACTATGCTTCTTGGTGCAGATCGATGAGACTTGCGTTGAGTGAAAAATGTAAAATCTTCTCCATCGATGGCTCCCTCCCGAAGCCAGATCCA TTGCTGAATGCGATCTCCAAGGATATTGCGGCAAGCGTCATCTATGCTGGATCCGCGGCTTTACTCTGGCAAGATTTGGAGACTCGCTTTTCTCAGAGCAATGCACCTTGCATCTTTGAGCTGAAGAGGTCACTCATGTTTCTGACTCAAGGCTCTCTCTCAGTCTCACAGTATTTCACAAAGTTGAAGATACTTTGGGAAGAACTCAACACCTTCAAGCCATTGGTATCTTGTTCCTATGGTGACGTTAAGTCGATTCAAGCCTTTCTTGATCATATGGATGATCATGGATGTCCTAATGTCAAGATAGTCTATTCAGTCATGTTGATCCGAAAAGTCTTTTTTCTTGTGTTGCAAGAGGAGAAGCAAAGAGCATTCACCTCTCCAAGTCAACATATGGCTTTTGCTGCTAAACAGTCTCTAAGACCCACCGTTCCTTCTGGACCCAAGGTGAAAGGGAGGAAAGATCGTCCACTCTGTGCTCATTGTGGGTTGCTGGGACATACTGAAGATAAATGTTATTGTCTCCATGGATATCCTCCTGGATATTTCCAGAACAAGCCTGTGAATACCAAATCCCAGGTGCATCATGTTGCCAAGGTCACTCATGGTCAAGAAAGCCAAGATCCATCTCCAAGATCCAGCTTTTCACTTACAGCGGCTCAGTACAACCAATTGATGACTCTCTTGCAAACTCAGCAAGCTCTTCAggacattgaacctgaaatttgtGCAGGTGAAGTATTTTCCTCATGTTATTCAAATCAAATGGCAGAG TTTACTACTAGGGTAAAGCAGGTGAGATCAGACAATGTTGGTGAATTAATGCTCCTTGATTACCTGAATTCCGAGGGTATGCTTCACCAATTCTCCTGTGTGGAGCGGCCAGAACAAAACGCCATTGTTGAAAGAAAGCACCAGCATCTACTCAATGTGGCTAGAGCATTGTTCTTTCAGTCCAAGGCCCCAATTGCCTTTTGGGGAGATTGTGTATTGATTTCCACTTTCCTCATCAATCGCGTACCAAGTCCAGCACTTCAACACTGCTCTCCTTATGAGAGACTCTTCCTTAAGCAACCTGATTATCAGTCTTTGAGAGTCTTCAACTGCTTGGCTCATGCGTCTTCTCTTCTATCTTAG